A window of the Bacillus sp. A301a_S52 genome harbors these coding sequences:
- a CDS encoding PAS domain-containing protein, giving the protein MPNIQNLKNKILEKTHLVFILTDPDQEDNPIIYANEGFTALTGYSQEEVIGQNCRLLQGKDTDPETINKLNEAIKNRQPISVQILNYKKNGESFWNLLHIDPIYLEDEDKYYFVGIQKDITDVKLAEQQLAKYHREIELLSVPLVPVKEGVSVLPLIGDIDERRVETIVNNVLTEMEKDEIETLILDFSGFTNMDENATTGIFQLNDLLKLKGIHLIITGITPKIAMRTNRYNINFSRFTTFGSVKQAVEALEQ; this is encoded by the coding sequence ATGCCTAACATTCAGAACTTAAAGAACAAAATATTAGAAAAAACCCACTTAGTTTTCATTCTCACAGACCCAGATCAAGAGGATAATCCCATCATCTATGCAAATGAAGGGTTTACAGCTTTAACAGGGTATTCTCAAGAGGAGGTCATCGGACAGAATTGTCGGTTACTTCAAGGTAAGGATACTGATCCAGAAACTATAAATAAATTAAATGAGGCAATAAAAAATCGCCAACCCATTTCTGTCCAAATCTTAAATTACAAAAAGAATGGTGAGTCTTTTTGGAACCTGCTCCATATTGACCCAATTTATTTAGAAGACGAGGATAAATATTATTTTGTCGGTATCCAAAAAGATATTACGGATGTGAAACTAGCAGAACAACAGCTTGCAAAATATCATCGTGAAATCGAACTTCTCTCCGTGCCTCTCGTGCCAGTGAAAGAGGGGGTTTCTGTCTTGCCATTGATCGGTGATATTGATGAACGTCGAGTAGAGACGATTGTCAATAATGTATTAACTGAAATGGAAAAGGATGAGATTGAGACACTTATTCTTGATTTTTCAGGGTTTACTAATATGGATGAAAATGCAACGACCGGCATTTTTCAGCTCAATGATTTATTAAAGTTAAAAGGAATACACTTAATCATAACAGGCATTACACCGAAAATTGCTATGAGAACAAATCGCTATAATATTAATTTCTCTCGTTTCACGACCTTCGGCTCAGTGAAGCAAGCGGTGGAAGCTCTTGAACAATAA
- a CDS encoding potassium transporter TrkA encodes MKFKMVDLPGVGKKLTFINGKNQMMGMVVHHSGKRELYFFEDADDDEAVFTFDLSSEETRHLGTHLLSATLDPVMNDKLERLQVLRKKVIVEWLEISKKSSLVGISYETLTTMLPSGVSIVGIFQGDEFEVDPPNDMLMQKGHTIMVVGKRDPVEKFIDLCESEDV; translated from the coding sequence GTGAAATTTAAAATGGTAGATTTACCAGGGGTAGGAAAGAAGTTAACATTCATTAATGGGAAAAATCAAATGATGGGGATGGTCGTTCACCATAGCGGGAAACGTGAACTGTATTTCTTTGAAGATGCCGATGATGATGAAGCGGTATTTACCTTTGATCTGTCCTCTGAAGAAACGCGACATTTAGGCACACACTTATTAAGCGCTACACTTGACCCAGTGATGAATGATAAATTGGAAAGATTGCAAGTTTTACGTAAAAAAGTGATTGTTGAATGGCTTGAAATTAGTAAAAAATCATCGTTGGTAGGGATTTCTTATGAGACCCTCACAACCATGCTCCCGAGTGGTGTCTCCATCGTCGGCATTTTTCAAGGTGACGAGTTTGAAGTGGATCCGCCCAATGATATGCTAATGCAAAAAGGTCATACAATTATGGTTGTAGGGAAAAGAGATCCTGTGGAAAAATTTATTGACCTTTGTGAAAGTGAGGATGTTTAA
- the galT gene encoding UDP-glucose--hexose-1-phosphate uridylyltransferase codes for MIDKYLNELIHYAMRKKLIEEEDAVFCKNQLMAILQLAESRVSPLDYETEDLALTIILDEILNWAATHGIINNNTVTERDLLDTKLMAVFMKRPSEVTADFHELKRDESVEQATAWFYELNKDTHYIRRDRIERNVSWRTETEYGKLDITINLSKPEKDPKEIEAAKQAATADYPSCVLCKENVGYEGRLNHPARQNLRTIPVQLQGEEWHLQFSPYVYYHEHAIVLSAKHEPMKITKKTFYRLLDFVTQFPHYFIGSNADLPIVGGSILSHDHYQAGKYEFPMARAEEEEVETLRDFEGVSVTKLRWPMSVIRVKGTNKEKVAEACHMVFQKWSVYNDESVDIISATGDIPHHTVTPIARMRDGKFEMDIVLRNNRTSADHPMGIFHPHDHVHHIKKENIGLIEVMGLAVLPGRLKGELEELAAALITANPAKEIASSEAIAKHLNWGLELHKRHPNMNQTNAQQLLKEALGDVFKTILTHSGVFKRDEKGQAAFLTFMRSLTV; via the coding sequence ATGATTGATAAGTATTTAAACGAACTTATACACTATGCCATGAGGAAAAAATTAATTGAAGAAGAGGATGCTGTTTTTTGCAAAAATCAACTGATGGCCATACTTCAATTAGCTGAATCACGTGTCTCACCCCTTGACTATGAAACAGAAGATCTAGCTCTTACTATCATTTTAGACGAGATTTTAAATTGGGCTGCTACACATGGAATAATAAACAATAATACCGTAACAGAACGAGATCTACTCGATACAAAGCTAATGGCTGTCTTTATGAAACGTCCATCGGAAGTAACGGCTGATTTTCATGAATTAAAAAGGGATGAAAGTGTGGAACAGGCAACTGCTTGGTTTTACGAGTTGAATAAAGATACCCATTATATAAGACGTGACAGAATTGAGAGAAATGTCAGCTGGCGAACTGAGACAGAGTACGGTAAGCTGGATATAACGATTAATCTTTCAAAACCGGAAAAAGACCCTAAAGAAATAGAAGCAGCCAAACAAGCCGCAACGGCTGATTACCCCTCTTGCGTTCTATGCAAAGAAAACGTGGGCTATGAAGGGCGGCTAAACCATCCAGCTCGTCAAAATTTACGTACGATACCAGTTCAGTTACAGGGGGAGGAATGGCACCTTCAATTCTCACCCTACGTCTATTACCACGAGCATGCCATTGTTTTATCAGCGAAGCATGAACCGATGAAAATAACAAAAAAAACATTTTATAGGCTTCTTGATTTTGTGACGCAATTTCCACACTATTTTATAGGATCTAATGCAGACCTTCCTATAGTTGGCGGATCGATTTTAAGTCATGACCATTATCAAGCAGGAAAGTATGAGTTTCCAATGGCTCGAGCGGAAGAAGAGGAAGTAGAGACACTTCGGGATTTTGAAGGTGTGTCAGTCACTAAGCTGAGATGGCCGATGTCTGTCATAAGAGTAAAAGGAACAAATAAAGAAAAAGTAGCTGAAGCGTGTCATATGGTATTTCAAAAGTGGTCTGTTTATAATGATGAAAGTGTCGACATTATTTCTGCTACTGGAGATATACCGCATCATACGGTAACACCAATAGCACGTATGAGAGATGGGAAGTTTGAAATGGATATAGTGTTGCGGAACAATCGTACGTCCGCAGACCATCCTATGGGAATTTTCCATCCGCATGATCATGTCCATCATATTAAAAAAGAGAATATCGGGTTAATTGAAGTGATGGGACTGGCAGTGCTTCCTGGAAGGCTAAAAGGCGAGTTAGAAGAGCTAGCAGCAGCCCTTATTACGGCCAATCCTGCAAAGGAAATTGCTTCGAGTGAAGCGATTGCAAAGCATTTAAATTGGGGTCTTGAATTACACAAACGTCACCCAAACATGAATCAAACCAATGCTCAGCAGCTTTTAAAAGAAGCGCTTGGTGATGTTTTTAAAACCATTCTTACACATTCAGGTGTGTTCAAACGAGACGAAAAAGGGCAGGCGGCCTTTTTGACATTTATGAGGAGCCTTACCGTATAA
- a CDS encoding galactokinase, translated as MLEALVTGFQETFKTDEKPRVFFSPGRVNLIGEHTDYNGGYVFPCALSVGNYVAILPRNDRKLRFFSANFEEVGIIDGNLDALAFRDQDDWANYPKGVLTILEQAGYKGEKGFDAYFYGNIPNGAGLSSSASIELAMAVSWDALNDFGIDRVDMVKLCQRAENEYIGVNCGIMDQFAIGMGKEDHAILLDCNTLEYKYAPVKLEGFKLVIANTNQRRGLADSKYNERRQQCEKAVADLRQSVSIKNLCELTPDQFDTHQSRITDEIAKRRAKHAVEENARTIEAHKKLNAGELVAFGELMNASHRSLKDDYEVTGEHLDALVESAWEEENVLGARMTGAGFGGCTVNLVKEEGLDETLERIAKAYKKRTGTETTFYVADIGGGTQELTTTESN; from the coding sequence ATGCTGGAAGCGTTAGTGACTGGATTTCAGGAAACATTTAAGACAGATGAGAAACCTAGGGTTTTCTTTTCTCCTGGGCGAGTTAATTTAATTGGAGAACATACTGATTACAATGGTGGCTATGTGTTCCCTTGTGCCTTGAGTGTTGGGAACTATGTGGCCATTCTACCTCGTAATGATCGTAAACTGCGTTTCTTTTCAGCTAACTTTGAAGAAGTAGGCATTATTGATGGCAATCTAGATGCCTTAGCATTTCGTGATCAAGATGACTGGGCCAATTATCCGAAGGGTGTTCTTACTATCCTGGAGCAAGCTGGTTATAAAGGTGAAAAAGGCTTTGATGCTTACTTCTACGGAAATATTCCTAATGGTGCGGGACTCTCCTCATCGGCTTCAATTGAGTTGGCCATGGCGGTATCATGGGATGCATTGAATGACTTTGGCATCGATCGTGTTGATATGGTAAAGCTTTGTCAACGAGCAGAAAATGAGTATATTGGCGTTAATTGCGGTATTATGGATCAGTTTGCTATTGGAATGGGCAAGGAAGATCATGCTATCTTACTCGATTGCAACACATTGGAATATAAGTATGCTCCGGTGAAACTAGAAGGGTTTAAACTCGTGATTGCCAACACCAATCAACGAAGAGGGTTGGCAGACTCTAAATATAATGAGCGGCGTCAGCAATGTGAAAAAGCCGTAGCTGACCTACGACAATCTGTATCCATTAAAAATTTATGTGAACTAACTCCTGATCAATTTGATACTCATCAGTCAAGGATAACAGATGAGATAGCAAAAAGGAGGGCGAAGCATGCTGTGGAGGAAAATGCACGTACAATTGAGGCGCATAAAAAATTAAATGCAGGGGAGTTAGTGGCATTTGGTGAGCTTATGAACGCGTCTCATCGGTCGCTTAAGGATGATTATGAAGTGACGGGCGAACATTTGGATGCGCTTGTAGAATCTGCGTGGGAAGAAGAAAATGTATTAGGTGCAAGGATGACTGGCGCAGGATTTGGCGGATGTACTGTTAACCTTGTTAAAGAAGAAGGGTTAGACGAAACACTCGAACGTATTGCGAAAGCTTATAAAAAAAGAACGGGCACAGAGACGACCTTTTATGTAGCTGATATTGGCGGAGGAACTCAAGAGCTTACAACGACTGAATCTAACTAA
- a CDS encoding TetR/AcrR family transcriptional regulator gives MNQHKEERIQEAGIKLFSVKGYEATSVQDIADECGISKGSFYSYFKSKDALLVTILTHYYRMIEKRIKKVDQMGLQPKETFIIQLTHFYEGIYEHKEFIITHAYEQVTPLNDIVKRMILYIQTKRRAFYRRGLYSIYGEQVAPYLWDLAIMLEGILHTFIRMFLQGEKELQVEKLVNYAMKRIENIVEGMVHSSERPILQESDIISSANKVNVSLASVRSRVTDLITFIKNELQQESSHNETHRVSLDVIEEELARESPRKPVIKGMLSNLDDMKVIEIYIEELKRLL, from the coding sequence GTGAACCAGCATAAAGAGGAACGTATTCAGGAAGCGGGCATTAAACTTTTCTCTGTGAAAGGTTATGAGGCTACGTCTGTTCAAGATATCGCCGATGAATGTGGCATTTCTAAAGGGTCTTTTTATTCCTACTTTAAATCAAAGGATGCTTTACTAGTAACGATATTAACACATTATTATCGCATGATAGAAAAACGGATTAAAAAAGTAGATCAAATGGGGCTTCAGCCAAAAGAAACATTTATTATACAATTGACTCACTTTTATGAAGGTATTTATGAACACAAAGAATTCATTATCACTCATGCTTATGAACAAGTAACACCGTTAAATGACATTGTAAAAAGAATGATCTTATATATACAAACTAAAAGAAGGGCATTTTACCGCCGTGGCTTATATAGCATATATGGTGAACAGGTGGCACCTTATTTGTGGGATTTAGCTATTATGTTAGAAGGTATATTACATACATTTATCCGCATGTTCCTACAAGGTGAAAAGGAGCTGCAAGTGGAGAAGTTAGTCAATTACGCTATGAAGCGCATAGAGAACATTGTGGAAGGTATGGTTCATAGTAGCGAAAGGCCTATCTTGCAAGAAAGCGATATAATTTCTTCGGCAAACAAGGTTAACGTATCACTAGCGAGTGTTCGGAGCCGAGTCACGGACCTAATTACATTTATAAAAAATGAACTACAACAGGAAAGCTCTCATAACGAAACACATCGTGTATCACTCGACGTAATAGAAGAGGAGTTGGCTCGAGAATCACCTCGAAAGCCTGTTATTAAAGGTATGTTATCTAATCTGGACGATATGAAAGTGATAGAGATTTATATAGAAGAGCTTAAACGTTTATTATAA
- a CDS encoding ROK family transcriptional regulator has product MATHLTGSFQLMKSLNRSLILNIIRTSGAISRSEIAKQTGLTPPTVTNIVSELLSEELVLESRPGSSNGGRKPILLTINSDSRYIIGVDVGVKKVRLALTNLNANVLQRKLLPMPNTHTLTKERFLDFLQQAIDTFLTENLTQKKKIIGIGVAMHGIVDHEQGVAIHAPTLKLEHVFVKKVLEQAFNLPVRVENDAKALALGENWFGAGRGVDHFVCLNVGEGIGGGIILNDHLFHGNNSLAGEIGHTRIDINGPKCSCGNNGCFQTLASGQAVKERALSYIKEGKKTSLVAEAGENLKALDGQLIFKCAEEGDEIAQQVLKETGTFLGFGLLNIIHFLNPSMVIIGGGVSKSGKWILEPAKGVIQSHALSDEAAKTTIVVSELGDEGSLIGACTLVLSELFSHIHSK; this is encoded by the coding sequence ATGGCCACACACTTAACAGGAAGTTTTCAATTGATGAAATCATTAAATCGCTCACTTATCTTAAACATTATCCGGACAAGTGGTGCTATTTCTCGTTCAGAAATTGCCAAACAAACGGGACTGACCCCTCCCACGGTAACGAATATTGTTAGCGAACTTCTTAGTGAAGAATTAGTATTAGAAAGTCGACCAGGGTCTTCAAATGGTGGTAGAAAGCCAATATTGCTCACGATTAATTCAGATAGTCGTTACATTATAGGAGTGGATGTTGGGGTCAAAAAAGTGAGATTGGCACTTACTAATCTTAATGCAAACGTCTTACAGCGTAAACTTCTTCCAATGCCCAATACCCATACGTTAACAAAAGAACGCTTCCTAGACTTTTTGCAGCAGGCGATCGATACTTTTCTTACTGAGAACTTAACTCAGAAAAAGAAAATAATTGGTATTGGCGTAGCGATGCATGGTATTGTGGATCACGAACAAGGGGTCGCCATTCATGCTCCTACATTAAAGCTTGAGCATGTATTCGTCAAAAAGGTGTTGGAACAGGCGTTCAATCTACCTGTCAGAGTAGAAAATGATGCCAAAGCACTTGCTCTAGGCGAAAACTGGTTTGGGGCAGGAAGAGGCGTTGATCATTTTGTCTGTTTAAATGTTGGAGAAGGGATTGGTGGAGGGATTATTTTAAATGACCACTTGTTCCATGGGAACAATAGTCTGGCCGGTGAAATAGGTCACACGAGAATAGATATTAACGGTCCAAAGTGTTCTTGTGGAAACAATGGGTGTTTTCAAACGTTAGCCTCCGGACAGGCAGTCAAGGAAAGAGCTCTTAGTTATATTAAAGAAGGGAAAAAAACGTCGCTAGTAGCGGAAGCAGGAGAAAATTTGAAGGCTTTAGATGGCCAACTTATTTTTAAATGTGCTGAAGAAGGTGATGAAATAGCACAGCAAGTTCTGAAAGAGACAGGGACATTTTTAGGGTTTGGATTATTAAACATTATCCACTTTCTTAATCCTAGTATGGTGATTATTGGTGGTGGTGTTTCTAAGTCTGGCAAATGGATTCTCGAACCAGCTAAAGGCGTGATTCAATCTCATGCGTTAAGTGATGAAGCGGCCAAGACGACCATTGTCGTGTCTGAGTTAGGTGACGAAGGGTCGTTAATCGGCGCCTGCACACTCGTATTATCTGAGCTCTTTTCTCATATTCACAGCAAATGA
- the galE gene encoding UDP-glucose 4-epimerase GalE encodes MTVLVCGGAGYIGSHAVAELIAAGEDVVVIDNLQTGHAGAVLQEAMFYEGDLRDESLLDTVFTQHTINSVLHFAADSLVGVSMERPLDYYDNNVGGALTLVKKMHQYNVKHIVFSSTAATYGEVETVPIKEDQPTKPTNPYGETKLTIEKMLAWCSEAHGMTYVALRYFNVAGAHPAQDIGEDHKPETHLIPIIMQVALGQREKIKVFGDDYPTDDGTCIRDYIHVNDLIQAHLLALTYLRNGGSSNTFNLGNGQGFSVKEVIDMVEKVTGQDISREIAPRRSGDPAILVASSEKARSVLDWTPQYADLETIIETAWKWHQRHPEGYDS; translated from the coding sequence ATGACAGTATTAGTGTGTGGTGGAGCAGGTTATATAGGTAGTCACGCAGTAGCAGAATTAATAGCGGCAGGTGAAGACGTTGTCGTCATTGATAATTTACAAACTGGTCATGCAGGAGCTGTGTTACAAGAAGCTATGTTCTATGAAGGAGATTTACGTGATGAATCGCTATTAGATACAGTTTTTACCCAGCATACGATAAATTCTGTCCTCCACTTTGCAGCAGATTCTCTCGTTGGAGTAAGCATGGAAAGACCACTTGATTATTATGACAATAATGTCGGAGGGGCATTGACGTTAGTTAAAAAAATGCATCAATATAATGTGAAACACATCGTGTTTTCTTCAACAGCCGCCACATATGGGGAAGTAGAAACTGTCCCGATTAAAGAAGACCAACCAACAAAACCGACTAATCCATATGGTGAAACTAAGTTAACTATAGAAAAAATGCTAGCGTGGTGTTCCGAAGCTCATGGGATGACTTATGTAGCGCTTCGCTACTTTAATGTGGCAGGAGCTCACCCTGCACAAGATATTGGTGAGGATCATAAACCTGAAACACATCTCATTCCGATCATTATGCAAGTGGCTCTCGGGCAACGGGAGAAAATAAAGGTGTTTGGCGATGATTATCCTACAGACGATGGCACATGTATTCGTGATTATATTCATGTGAACGATTTAATTCAAGCCCACCTACTTGCCTTAACTTATTTAAGAAATGGTGGTTCTTCTAATACGTTTAACCTAGGCAATGGCCAAGGGTTCAGTGTCAAAGAAGTCATTGATATGGTGGAAAAAGTGACAGGACAAGACATTTCCCGGGAAATTGCTCCGCGAAGAAGCGGTGACCCCGCCATTCTTGTGGCTTCTTCAGAAAAAGCACGCTCAGTTCTCGACTGGACACCACAATATGCAGACTTAGAAACGATTATTGAAACGGCATGGAAGTGGCATCAACGACACCCGGAAGGCTACGATTCTTAA